A genome region from Candidatus Eisenbacteria bacterium includes the following:
- a CDS encoding NAD-dependent epimerase/dehydratase family protein, which produces MTQRSGNGSDPDGTAARGRPAVPADRDGPILVTGGAGFVGANLSDKLLREGRDVIVLDAFVREGVEANARWLTRRHGGRVRFVRGDVRDARLVGEAARGAAAVFHFAAQVAVTTSLADPADDFSVNVGGTLNVLEALRRDPDPPPFFLTSTNKVYGCLGEVSLHARGERYVPDRPALAERGIGEDAPLDFRTPYGCSKGAADQYTLEYARSFGLPAVVFRMSCIYGPRQFGTEDQGWVAHVALCALHERPLTIYGDGMQVRDLLFAEDLVDAFLLAWQHAGRLRARAFNLGGGPANVMSLLELVRLLEERGARPGPVRFDAWRPGDQKYYVSDTTSFRSETGWSPRVGVGEGLDRLCRALEEQAADEPEATAALGANG; this is translated from the coding sequence TTGACGCAGCGGTCGGGAAACGGCTCGGATCCGGACGGGACCGCCGCGCGCGGACGCCCCGCGGTGCCGGCGGATCGCGACGGTCCGATTCTCGTGACCGGGGGGGCCGGATTCGTCGGCGCGAACCTCTCCGACAAGCTCCTTCGTGAAGGACGCGACGTGATCGTGCTGGACGCGTTCGTTCGCGAGGGCGTCGAGGCGAACGCGCGCTGGCTCACGCGGCGGCATGGCGGCCGGGTCCGATTCGTCCGCGGTGACGTGCGCGACGCGCGCCTCGTCGGGGAAGCGGCGCGGGGAGCCGCCGCGGTCTTCCACTTCGCGGCGCAGGTCGCGGTCACCACGAGCCTCGCGGACCCCGCGGACGACTTCAGCGTGAACGTGGGAGGAACGCTGAACGTGCTCGAAGCGCTCCGGCGCGACCCCGACCCGCCGCCCTTCTTCCTCACGTCGACGAACAAGGTGTACGGGTGCTTGGGAGAGGTCTCGCTCCATGCGCGAGGCGAGCGCTACGTGCCGGATCGGCCCGCGCTCGCGGAGCGCGGCATCGGGGAGGACGCTCCGCTCGACTTCCGCACGCCGTACGGGTGCTCCAAGGGCGCCGCCGACCAGTACACGCTCGAGTACGCGCGCTCGTTCGGGCTCCCGGCGGTGGTCTTCCGGATGAGCTGCATCTACGGGCCGCGCCAGTTCGGAACCGAGGATCAGGGATGGGTCGCGCACGTCGCGCTCTGCGCGCTCCACGAGAGGCCGCTCACCATCTACGGAGACGGGATGCAGGTGCGGGATCTCCTCTTCGCCGAGGATCTCGTGGACGCGTTCCTGCTCGCCTGGCAGCACGCGGGAAGGCTCCGCGCGCGCGCGTTCAACCTCGGCGGCGGTCCGGCGAACGTCATGAGCCTTCTCGAGCTCGTGCGCCTCCTGGAGGAGCGGGGAGCGCGCCCGGGGCCGGTTCGGTTCGACGCCTGGAGGCCCGGCGACCAGAAGTACTACGTCTCGGACACGACGTCCTTCCGGTCGGAGACCGGATGGTCCCCCCGCGTGGGGGTGGGGGAAGGGCTCGACCGGCTCTGCCGCGCGCTCGAAGAACAGGCGGCGGACGAGCCCGAAGCGACGGCGGCCCTGGGGGCGAACGGATGA